A window of the Marinifilum sp. JC120 genome harbors these coding sequences:
- a CDS encoding tetratricopeptide repeat protein produces MTEKNTIQDLSGVFSRQRIAKVGTGTTTRRVAQIGYYFVEQMAEDLFQVRPLNSNFVPTGDPEGVTRDELLEAYTPEPEMYHKQVLPNMKNLQKTLARADRLRQQGNSFSAEMEYTNAIKVDELNVRGNFGVGLCLMQRGETDRANDVFARLVSMDAPFAPEHKHMFNDFGINLRKSKMIPQAIEYYSKAIALSPEDEHLRYNLARAYFEDKQYEKVREELAKCLELNPEFEETKKFVAYLDKNKLG; encoded by the coding sequence ATGACTGAAAAAAATACCATTCAAGATCTCAGTGGAGTTTTTTCCCGCCAGAGAATCGCCAAGGTCGGAACCGGAACTACCACCCGCCGTGTGGCCCAGATCGGTTACTATTTTGTTGAACAAATGGCCGAAGACCTTTTTCAGGTCCGTCCTTTAAACAGTAATTTCGTTCCTACTGGTGACCCCGAAGGAGTCACCCGTGACGAACTTCTGGAAGCATACACCCCGGAACCTGAAATGTATCACAAACAGGTTCTGCCCAATATGAAAAACTTGCAGAAAACCCTCGCCCGCGCAGACCGTCTCCGCCAGCAAGGAAATTCCTTCAGTGCTGAGATGGAATACACCAACGCTATCAAAGTTGATGAACTGAACGTGCGCGGCAACTTCGGAGTAGGACTCTGCCTTATGCAGAGAGGGGAAACTGACCGGGCCAACGATGTTTTTGCCCGACTTGTTTCCATGGATGCCCCATTCGCGCCCGAACACAAACACATGTTCAATGATTTCGGCATCAACTTGCGCAAATCAAAAATGATTCCGCAAGCTATCGAATATTATTCCAAAGCCATTGCCCTCAGCCCGGAGGATGAACACCTGCGCTACAATCTCGCCCGTGCATATTTCGAAGACAAGCAGTACGAAAAAGTACGTGAAGAACTGGCCAAGTGTTTGGAACTTAACCCTGAATTTGAGGAAACCAAGAAATTTGTCGCTTATCTGGACAAAAATAAGCTAGGCTGA
- the xth gene encoding exodeoxyribonuclease III: MKIYSWNVNGYRAVIKKNFNEWFDQSNADVVMIQETKAHPDQIPEKNRDLEGYESFWNWSKVKKGYSGTACFTRQPVLSHSFGLVDEKFQGEGRVVLMEYDQFYLFNIYYPNGQMNEERLEYKMGFYDSFLEYAEELRKKKPIVVGGDFNTAHTEIDLKNPKANSERSGFLPSERAWIDKFIEHGYVDTFRMFDDSPGKYSWWSYRYNARKNNAGWRIDYFFVSEELRDNVKNAWIESDVMGSDHCPVGIELLFP, from the coding sequence ATGAAAATTTATTCATGGAACGTTAATGGATACCGGGCGGTAATCAAAAAGAACTTCAACGAATGGTTCGACCAGAGCAACGCGGATGTGGTCATGATTCAAGAAACCAAGGCCCATCCTGACCAGATTCCCGAAAAGAACCGCGACCTCGAAGGATATGAATCGTTCTGGAACTGGTCCAAAGTAAAAAAAGGATACTCCGGCACAGCCTGCTTCACCCGCCAGCCGGTCCTTTCCCACTCTTTCGGCCTTGTGGATGAAAAATTCCAAGGCGAAGGACGGGTCGTGCTCATGGAATACGACCAGTTCTACCTTTTTAATATATACTATCCCAACGGTCAGATGAATGAAGAACGCCTTGAATACAAAATGGGATTTTACGACAGCTTTCTGGAATATGCAGAAGAACTGCGCAAAAAAAAGCCCATTGTGGTCGGCGGGGATTTTAATACTGCACACACGGAAATAGATCTCAAAAACCCCAAAGCCAACTCGGAAAGATCAGGTTTCCTGCCCAGTGAGCGGGCCTGGATCGATAAATTCATTGAGCATGGCTATGTGGATACCTTCAGGATGTTTGATGACAGTCCCGGTAAATATTCGTGGTGGAGCTACCGCTACAATGCCCGCAAAAATAACGCCGGATGGCGCATTGACTACTTCTTTGTTTCCGAAGAATTGAGAGACAACGTAAAAAATGCTTGGATCGAATCTGATGTAATGGGTTCCGACCACTGCCCCGTCGGTATTGAATTACTCTTCCCTTAA
- a CDS encoding cobalt-precorrin-5B (C(1))-methyltransferase, with amino-acid sequence MSKTQLREGYTTGSSATGAAMAAIRVLLGTEPPEQIEIPLPVKGTLNIPISRVEKENGYARGVVIKDGGDDPDATHGHEIHAVVEINEADSLRIEVEGGVGVGRVTLPGLPVPVGEAAINPVPRKQIIAGAIKAINETAPDFSRLVKITIEVPQGETIAKETMNARLGILGGISILGTQGIVRPFSHASWKASIAQSLNVARASGLDEIVFTTGRRSEQFYLEQFPETPSIGVVQAADFFKFSMQQARLKEMRTVRWSIFIGKLVKHAMGFPYTHAKDWAIDFDLLADWCAELGMPEELTEKNRAAITARHIYEMVPEESRMAFIRMLVRKAHESACGFSGNSEVAIKYFLFDFEGKMIYSPENQK; translated from the coding sequence ATGAGTAAAACCCAGCTCCGTGAGGGCTACACCACGGGATCATCCGCCACCGGGGCAGCCATGGCTGCCATCCGGGTTCTGCTTGGCACCGAGCCTCCTGAACAAATAGAAATCCCCCTCCCGGTCAAAGGAACCTTGAATATTCCTATCTCCCGGGTGGAAAAAGAAAACGGATACGCACGCGGTGTGGTCATCAAAGACGGCGGAGATGACCCGGACGCAACCCACGGACATGAAATCCACGCAGTGGTGGAAATCAACGAAGCGGACTCACTGCGGATAGAAGTAGAAGGCGGCGTTGGCGTTGGGAGAGTAACCTTACCGGGACTGCCCGTACCTGTCGGCGAAGCGGCCATCAATCCCGTGCCCCGCAAACAGATCATTGCCGGAGCCATCAAGGCGATCAACGAAACAGCGCCGGATTTTTCAAGACTGGTCAAGATAACCATCGAAGTGCCGCAGGGCGAAACAATTGCTAAAGAAACCATGAACGCACGGCTGGGCATTCTGGGAGGGATATCCATACTGGGCACCCAAGGAATTGTGCGCCCCTTTAGCCATGCTTCGTGGAAAGCATCAATCGCCCAGTCTTTAAACGTGGCCCGGGCCAGTGGTCTGGATGAAATAGTCTTCACAACCGGAAGACGCAGCGAACAATTTTATCTGGAACAATTTCCCGAAACTCCGTCTATCGGTGTGGTGCAGGCTGCTGATTTTTTCAAATTTTCCATGCAGCAGGCCAGACTGAAAGAGATGCGCACGGTACGTTGGTCCATATTCATCGGTAAGCTGGTCAAACACGCCATGGGGTTCCCTTACACCCATGCCAAAGACTGGGCCATTGATTTTGACCTTCTGGCCGACTGGTGCGCGGAACTAGGCATGCCGGAGGAATTGACAGAAAAAAACCGGGCCGCAATAACGGCCCGGCATATATATGAAATGGTCCCCGAAGAATCGCGCATGGCTTTCATCCGTATGCTGGTCCGTAAAGCACACGAAAGTGCCTGTGGATTCAGCGGGAACTCGGAGGTAGCAATAAAGTACTTCCTCTTTGATTTTGAGGGCAAAATGATCTATTCCCCCGAAAATCAGAAATAA
- a CDS encoding DNA polymerase IV has protein sequence MQKYIMHIDMDAFFASVEQLDNPELRGKPVGVGSLHERSVLSAASYEARKFGVRSAMPVHQALKLCPQLQVVSGSRHRYKDISRKVMEVLSNYSPVVEQASIDEAYIDITGTEKLFGTPLQIAQSIKDDIRKATGLTASVGIAPVKFLAKIASDLNKPDGISIIEADQVQDFLKTMPVEKIPGVGKKALPRLRSYGITYAADLRRYPPEFWKNHFGERGLVLYDKGAGIDPTPVTKGQGMKSSSAENTFGEDVSDIHTLKTLLLKQSERIAADIRRHEVKGRTITLKIKFPDFRQITRSRTLDSRTSHGGTIFKTACGLLDAELPIGKIRLIGVGISNFEDRNRQLSLLDDPQKPLENKRLDQLDKAVDQVRLKFGKDILTRGRLLEDE, from the coding sequence ATGCAGAAGTACATCATGCACATAGACATGGACGCTTTTTTCGCGTCTGTGGAACAGCTGGATAACCCTGAACTACGTGGCAAACCTGTAGGGGTTGGTTCCCTGCACGAACGCTCGGTGCTCAGTGCGGCCTCCTACGAAGCCCGTAAGTTCGGAGTCCGCTCAGCTATGCCCGTGCATCAGGCTCTGAAACTCTGTCCACAATTGCAGGTAGTTTCCGGGAGCAGGCATAGATATAAAGATATTTCGCGCAAGGTAATGGAAGTGCTCTCCAACTACTCTCCGGTAGTAGAACAGGCTTCCATTGACGAAGCCTACATCGACATAACCGGAACAGAGAAGCTGTTCGGTACCCCGCTGCAAATTGCCCAATCCATCAAAGACGACATCCGTAAAGCCACCGGACTGACTGCTTCTGTAGGCATTGCCCCGGTAAAATTTCTGGCAAAAATAGCCTCCGACCTCAATAAGCCGGACGGAATTTCCATTATCGAAGCTGATCAGGTACAGGATTTCCTGAAAACCATGCCGGTGGAAAAAATTCCCGGTGTAGGCAAAAAAGCCCTGCCTCGCTTACGTTCCTACGGCATCACCTATGCTGCCGACCTACGCCGCTACCCTCCTGAATTTTGGAAGAATCATTTTGGAGAGCGAGGACTTGTTCTCTATGACAAAGGCGCGGGTATCGATCCCACCCCAGTTACCAAAGGGCAAGGCATGAAATCCTCCAGCGCTGAGAATACCTTCGGCGAGGATGTTTCAGATATCCATACCTTGAAAACCCTGCTGCTCAAGCAGTCCGAACGCATTGCAGCAGACATCAGGCGACACGAGGTCAAAGGGCGGACCATCACCCTGAAAATTAAATTTCCCGATTTCCGCCAGATCACCCGCAGCCGGACCCTTGATTCACGTACCTCCCATGGCGGAACAATTTTTAAAACCGCATGCGGATTACTGGATGCGGAACTGCCAATCGGCAAAATCCGGCTGATTGGTGTCGGCATTTCTAATTTTGAGGACCGCAACAGGCAGCTTTCCCTGCTGGATGATCCGCAAAAGCCGCTGGAGAACAAAAGACTGGACCAGCTGGACAAAGCCGTGGATCAGGTCCGCCTCAAATTCGGTAAGGATATCCTGACCCGGGGGAGGCTGCTTGAAGATGAGTAA
- a CDS encoding cobyrinate a,c-diamide synthase has protein sequence MNSIKGFIVAGTHSGCGKTSVTLGLMAALSRRNIKVQPFKTGPDFIDPGHHSRAAGRTCHNLDGWMLSGKILRDIFSRYSQDADACIVEGVMGLYDGYSALDETGSTAHLSKELNLPVILVVDAGSMARSAAALVQGFCNFDPETPVAGVIFNRVGSSNHAQILTEAISLTDVPLVGCLPRREEIATPSRHLGLVTPEHLEDLEFKYNALADWVEENLDLDQIIEALPDIPLPPRFDEVPMIPRTRIGIAQDDAFSFYYEENLRLLREAGAELIPFSPIEDKALPEGISGLYFGGGYPELAAFDLAQNTKLRRAIAEFSAAGHPIYAECGGFMYLMESICKDDRVFPMCGIFPFRSAMQSRFQSLGYREVELSHDTILGPAGTIVRGHEFHYSALEDMPENTQKSYQVTCKKKISASEGFVANSNTLGSYIHLHFASNPQVAKNFVEACVASSRAEDI, from the coding sequence ATGAACTCCATCAAAGGCTTCATTGTAGCAGGAACACATAGCGGTTGCGGTAAGACCTCAGTAACACTGGGACTTATGGCTGCGCTCTCACGTCGTAATATCAAAGTCCAGCCCTTCAAGACCGGGCCGGACTTCATTGATCCGGGACACCACTCCCGTGCCGCAGGACGGACCTGCCACAATCTGGATGGCTGGATGCTTTCCGGCAAAATCCTGCGCGATATTTTCTCTCGCTATTCACAGGATGCTGACGCCTGCATTGTTGAAGGCGTCATGGGGCTTTACGATGGCTATTCCGCGCTGGATGAAACCGGCTCCACTGCCCATCTTTCCAAAGAACTGAACCTGCCGGTAATCCTGGTTGTTGATGCCGGGTCCATGGCCCGTTCCGCAGCTGCGCTGGTGCAGGGATTCTGTAATTTTGATCCTGAAACCCCTGTGGCAGGGGTTATCTTCAACCGAGTAGGAAGCAGCAACCACGCCCAGATCCTAACCGAAGCCATATCTCTTACAGATGTACCTCTTGTGGGTTGCCTGCCCCGACGCGAGGAAATAGCCACGCCCTCCCGCCATCTGGGACTTGTAACCCCGGAACACCTTGAAGACCTCGAGTTCAAGTACAATGCTCTTGCGGACTGGGTGGAGGAAAACCTCGATCTGGATCAAATAATTGAAGCCCTGCCGGATATCCCCTTGCCCCCCCGTTTTGATGAAGTTCCCATGATCCCCCGCACCAGAATCGGGATTGCGCAGGATGATGCCTTTTCATTTTACTACGAGGAAAACCTGCGCTTGCTGCGAGAAGCCGGGGCCGAACTGATCCCCTTCTCCCCCATAGAAGACAAAGCCCTGCCCGAAGGAATTTCCGGCCTTTATTTCGGTGGTGGCTACCCGGAACTGGCAGCCTTTGATCTAGCCCAGAACACCAAGCTGCGCCGGGCAATTGCTGAATTTTCCGCAGCAGGACATCCGATATATGCAGAATGCGGCGGTTTCATGTATCTCATGGAATCCATTTGCAAAGACGATCGTGTCTTCCCCATGTGCGGGATTTTCCCCTTCCGCAGTGCAATGCAATCCCGTTTCCAGTCTCTTGGGTACCGCGAAGTTGAATTATCCCATGACACTATCCTCGGCCCGGCAGGAACTATAGTCCGGGGACATGAATTTCACTATTCCGCATTGGAAGATATGCCGGAAAATACGCAAAAATCATATCAGGTGACCTGCAAGAAAAAAATCTCCGCAAGCGAAGGGTTTGTCGCCAACAGCAACACACTGGGAAGCTACATTCATCTTCATTTTGCAAGTAATCCGCAGGTTGCGAAGAATTTTGTAGAAGCCTGCGTAGCCTCTTCCCGCGCGGAAGATATTTAA
- a CDS encoding RNA methyltransferase — MLDNLSIVLFGTKYPENVGSSARAMTNMGCNNLTLVRPASWDMDKALPLATVKARDIVEKAVVADDLSEALKGQTRVYGTTARTGGWRKGVMTPSSAAPLMVEQLRAGEKVAVVFGPEDRGLTNDETQLCSRLINIPTSRDNSSLNLSQAVLIILYECFKNALDKPFTPAGPPEERSTSFEEQEILASNLQETLLAIDFLKADNPDYWMMPVRRFMSKLDIKRNEFNLLMGICRQIKWIAGQANKK, encoded by the coding sequence ATGCTGGACAACTTGAGCATTGTACTTTTCGGTACCAAATATCCTGAGAACGTAGGGTCATCGGCCCGGGCCATGACGAATATGGGTTGCAACAACCTGACTTTAGTACGCCCTGCATCATGGGACATGGACAAGGCTCTACCATTAGCAACAGTTAAAGCCCGCGATATTGTGGAAAAAGCAGTGGTTGCTGACGATCTTTCCGAAGCCTTGAAAGGACAGACAAGAGTATACGGCACGACTGCACGCACAGGCGGCTGGCGCAAAGGGGTTATGACCCCGTCCAGCGCAGCCCCGCTTATGGTTGAGCAGCTTCGGGCAGGTGAAAAAGTCGCCGTGGTATTCGGCCCTGAAGACAGAGGTCTGACCAACGACGAAACCCAGCTCTGTTCAAGACTGATCAACATTCCCACCAGCCGGGACAACAGCTCCCTGAACCTTTCTCAGGCTGTGCTTATCATTTTGTATGAATGTTTTAAAAACGCGCTGGACAAGCCCTTCACCCCGGCTGGCCCGCCCGAAGAACGCTCCACCTCATTTGAAGAGCAGGAAATTCTTGCTTCCAACCTGCAAGAGACCCTGCTGGCAATAGACTTTCTGAAAGCCGATAACCCGGACTACTGGATGATGCCGGTCCGAAGATTCATGTCTAAACTTGATATCAAACGCAACGAATTCAACCTGCTCATGGGAATCTGCCGCCAGATCAAATGGATAGCCGGGCAGGCAAACAAAAAATAA
- a CDS encoding HAMP domain-containing protein — MFKNMRIGTKIALSISALMIVIFVAFTSLIVSKARESSIQQAQNLAGEMAGRYGNEVKGIIEKALDVSWAGAAAMKSITDFKSNVDREMVNDLIKTLTEANSMFFGTQIVIEANELDGLDNYFVGNEKYGPKGEYGQYGWYDGGTWKLAEMHKNDPNNTRAWYMVPRDTQKAVLTEPYTTTVVPEVMATVSVPILKKGRFIGVVGIDFVLGAFEKMVKDIRPMETGYAFIASNKGYCVAHPDKEIVTKSITEAFPDADRRDILNAIENGKPYHKTIVSPKTGKEYYYIFAPVVISGTSTPWSIGLAIPTDKIYAEANSFFKLIVTISLLAIVLVIGVVLLIARSISKPIGIMVDDAQAIAAGNFEAKMDRSLFGGELLTLHDALRSMVDNLVKFISTAEEKSKEAELQTEAANKALKEASQAKEEAERAKADGMLQAARQLEGIVEQVTSASEELSSQIEESARGSETQRERTSESATAMEQMNASVLEVAQNASQAAESALDAKKNAEDGGKIVADVVSSIDSVNTAATKMVSGLNELGSQAEGISQVITVITDIADQTNLLALNAAIEAARAGEAGRGFAVVADEVRKLAEKTMQATQEVEQAVHSIQGETRRNIDEMNNAANMVSKSTDFAGQAGESLKTIVENVESTADQVRAIATASEEQSAASEQINRGTDEVNRIAMETAEAMHQSMTAVSDLARLSGDLQNLIEELKDV, encoded by the coding sequence ATGTTTAAAAACATGCGGATAGGCACCAAAATAGCACTAAGTATCAGCGCATTGATGATCGTGATATTTGTAGCATTCACCAGCCTGATTGTGAGCAAAGCAAGAGAATCCTCCATCCAGCAGGCCCAAAATCTTGCAGGCGAAATGGCTGGCAGATACGGGAATGAAGTAAAAGGCATCATTGAAAAGGCACTTGACGTATCATGGGCAGGTGCTGCCGCCATGAAAAGCATCACGGACTTCAAAAGCAATGTAGACCGTGAGATGGTAAACGATTTAATTAAAACACTCACCGAAGCTAACTCCATGTTTTTCGGAACCCAGATTGTAATCGAAGCCAATGAACTCGACGGCTTGGATAACTATTTTGTCGGCAATGAAAAATACGGACCCAAAGGGGAATACGGACAGTACGGATGGTATGACGGCGGCACATGGAAGCTTGCTGAAATGCACAAAAATGACCCCAACAACACCCGCGCCTGGTACATGGTACCGCGTGATACCCAAAAGGCCGTCCTGACTGAACCATATACCACAACAGTTGTCCCCGAAGTTATGGCCACGGTAAGTGTGCCCATCCTCAAAAAAGGCAGATTCATCGGGGTAGTCGGTATCGACTTTGTTCTCGGTGCCTTTGAAAAGATGGTTAAGGACATCCGCCCCATGGAAACGGGCTACGCCTTCATTGCCTCCAACAAAGGGTACTGTGTAGCCCACCCGGACAAAGAAATTGTCACCAAAAGCATTACCGAGGCTTTCCCGGATGCAGACCGCAGAGATATCCTAAACGCCATTGAAAACGGAAAGCCTTACCACAAGACCATAGTTTCTCCCAAAACCGGGAAAGAATACTATTACATATTCGCACCTGTTGTTATCAGCGGGACCTCAACACCATGGTCAATCGGGCTAGCTATCCCCACTGACAAGATTTACGCCGAAGCCAACAGCTTCTTCAAACTAATTGTCACTATTTCCTTACTTGCTATCGTACTGGTCATAGGTGTGGTTCTACTTATTGCCCGCAGCATCTCCAAGCCTATCGGCATCATGGTTGATGACGCGCAGGCAATTGCGGCCGGTAATTTCGAGGCAAAAATGGACCGAAGTCTTTTTGGTGGCGAACTGCTGACCTTGCACGATGCCCTGCGCTCCATGGTCGACAACCTCGTAAAATTTATCTCCACCGCTGAAGAAAAATCCAAAGAAGCTGAACTGCAAACCGAAGCGGCGAACAAGGCCCTTAAAGAAGCAAGTCAGGCCAAAGAAGAAGCCGAACGGGCCAAGGCCGATGGAATGCTTCAAGCCGCAAGACAGCTTGAGGGCATTGTTGAGCAGGTAACTTCCGCTTCCGAAGAACTTTCATCCCAGATTGAAGAATCCGCACGCGGGTCAGAAACCCAACGCGAACGTACTTCCGAATCAGCAACCGCCATGGAACAAATGAACGCTTCCGTACTGGAAGTTGCCCAGAATGCTTCACAGGCCGCAGAAAGCGCACTTGATGCCAAGAAAAATGCTGAAGACGGCGGGAAAATTGTTGCCGATGTGGTTTCCTCTATTGACTCAGTCAACACAGCTGCCACAAAAATGGTCAGCGGACTAAACGAATTGGGATCGCAGGCAGAAGGCATCTCACAGGTCATTACTGTGATCACCGACATTGCTGACCAGACCAACCTTCTGGCTCTGAACGCAGCAATTGAAGCAGCCCGAGCAGGCGAAGCTGGGCGCGGATTTGCGGTTGTAGCAGATGAAGTCCGCAAGCTGGCGGAAAAAACAATGCAGGCCACTCAGGAAGTCGAGCAAGCTGTTCACTCCATTCAGGGTGAAACCCGCAGAAACATCGATGAAATGAACAATGCTGCAAATATGGTCTCCAAGAGTACCGATTTCGCAGGACAGGCAGGTGAAAGCCTTAAAACCATTGTTGAAAATGTGGAATCCACAGCGGATCAGGTTCGAGCCATCGCCACCGCCAGTGAAGAACAATCCGCAGCCAGTGAGCAGATCAACCGTGGAACCGACGAGGTAAACCGCATTGCCATGGAAACAGCTGAAGCAATGCACCAGTCCATGACCGCAGTTTCCGACCTTGCAAGACTCTCAGGAGATTTGCAAAACCTCATTGAAGAGCTCAAAGACGTTTAA